Proteins found in one Candidatus Poribacteria bacterium genomic segment:
- a CDS encoding adenine phosphoribosyltransferase has protein sequence MTDFSKFIREVPDFPQPGILFKDITPLLQNPHAFRDAVDAMAAHYKPKNVDVVVGIDARGFIFGSALAYRLGVSFVPVRKSGKLPYRTHEASYELEYGVDTLAIHQDACAQGSRVLICDDVIATGGTIAASIELVEKLGSEVAGIAVLIELTFLNGREKFPDQDIFSLIEF, from the coding sequence ATGACCGATTTTTCCAAATTTATTCGGGAGGTTCCCGATTTTCCACAGCCGGGAATCCTTTTCAAAGATATTACCCCGCTGCTGCAAAATCCACACGCCTTCCGCGATGCAGTGGATGCGATGGCAGCCCACTACAAACCGAAAAATGTTGATGTGGTAGTGGGCATTGATGCACGCGGCTTTATTTTCGGCAGTGCGCTTGCCTATCGCTTGGGGGTTAGCTTTGTTCCCGTCCGCAAAAGCGGAAAACTCCCCTATCGTACGCATGAAGCCAGCTATGAACTGGAGTATGGGGTTGATACCCTCGCAATTCATCAGGACGCTTGTGCTCAAGGAAGTCGCGTCCTCATCTGTGACGATGTGATTGCAACGGGCGGTACAATCGCTGCTTCGATTGAACTTGTTGAAAAACTCGGTAGCGAAGTTGCCGGGATTGCAGTCCTAATTGAACTGACCTTCCTCAATGGTCGCGAAAAATTCCCGGATCAGGATATTTTTTCTCTAATTGAATTTTGA